In Camelina sativa cultivar DH55 chromosome 16, Cs, whole genome shotgun sequence, a single window of DNA contains:
- the LOC104753859 gene encoding probable purine permease 14: MQKNPQETLINMELDPTTLIKQTEKPIKWRTIIICIMFVITGQSIARLLETFYDHHTNRNHFQYDGVWTQPLLRVIGYPLLLPFFILSSRKHNQLLITSDPSSHTVLYLCTGVLMVVQVKLYVKGKLETPFTKSLLIEGTHLYFTSIFSGIVNRIKFNLWIVISLIFTVVVTTLSSNLSGDWSALLASITFSFLLCNIHSIFITNSTREASFKDVLELLIFSSLLATIASVFISGESHDLKRGINGFSKGKVSYVMTMVGQAAAWQIYGVGLVGLVVFADSIVTSNVISLCTYPIVAVLRILFCNYEEEEFSGFLGAALVLSAIAVASSFYKHKRGFGNWKMPRVLRFVVLFVVYYFYISEFLKPDPYISTPMGFELF; this comes from the exons ATGCAGAAAAATCCGCAAG AAACACTAATCAATATGGAGCTTGATCCAACTACACTGATTAAACAAACCGAGAAACCCATCAAGTGGCGCACCATCATCATCTGCATCATGTTCGTCATAACCGGTCAATCCATCGCCAGACTCCTCGAAACCTTCTACGACCACCACACTAACCGGAACCACTTTCAATATGACGGCGTATGGACTCAACCTCTCCTCCGAGTCATCGGATACCCTCTCCTTCTCCCTTTCTTCATCCTCTCTTCCAGAAAACACAATCAACTTCTCATTACTTCCGATCCATCTTCCCACACCGTACTTTACCTTTGTACCGGCGTACTAATGGTGGTTCAGGTAAAACTATACGTCAAAGGTAAGCTCGAGACACCTTTCACGAAGTCCCTACTCATCGAGGGGACACATCTCTACTTCACATCGATCTTCTCAGGCATCGTCAACCGTATCAAATTCAATCTATGGATTGTGATATCTCTCATCTTCACCGTCGTCGTCACCACTCTCTCCTCTAACTTAAGCGGTGACTGGTCGGCTTTATTAGCCTCCatcactttctcttttctcctctGCAACATTCATAGCATTTTCATCACCAATAGCACCAGGGAAGCTAGCTTCAAAGACGTTCTAGAATTGCTCATATTCTCGTCTCTCTTGGCCACCATTGCATCCGTTTTCATCTCCGGCGAGAGTCATGATCTGAAGAGAGGGATCAATGGTTTCTCGAAGGGAAAGGTTTCTTACGTTATGACTATGGTTGGTCAAGCCGCCGCGTGGCAAATCTATGGGGTGGGGCTTGTAGGGCTTGTTGTGTTCGCCGACTCGATCGTGACCTCGAACGTCATCAGTCTCTGTACTTATCCGATCGTGGCGGTTCTTAGAATCTTGTTTTGCAATTACGAAGAAGAGGAGTTTAGTGGCTTTCTAGGAGCCGCTTTAGTGCTTTCCGCCATTGCGGTcgcttcttctttttacaaACATAAAAGAGGTTTTGGTAATTGGAAGATGCCTAGAGTTTTGCGGTTTGTTGTTCTATTTGTTGTGTATTACTTTTACATCTCTGAGTTCTTAAAACCTGATCCTTACATCTCTACACCAATGGGATTTGAATTGTTTTGA
- the LOC104751421 gene encoding LOW QUALITY PROTEIN: putative purine permease 15 (The sequence of the model RefSeq protein was modified relative to this genomic sequence to represent the inferred CDS: inserted 2 bases in 1 codon) — MGYNQPMQSNSQEQFVQMPLYMEHGSSTPINQTSDSNQRLKKWVTIIICIILAVTGQCIARILENYYFLHRNRSRRYSFWTQSLLQVVGFPILLVPFLLXSKKRKQLLITSDGIALTLIVVYPIIVIYMFFQAFFSNIKYRIPFKVFTLIYTSQLFFTPIFSIFIFSVKVKFNIWMILSLILATLAGTFTLYTFSAGSPIIYNGKIHNFRVMYVALCAAGFFSLLLSQIRSTFEAFISVCKESPNRKQASFIVVLELLIFSSLLATVIFVAAVFISGDHHNLKREMDGFSKGQVSYVWTMVGQAVAWQIYWVGIVGLVLAVSAEFSNVISVCTWPIVSVLVALFYNKYDQFDVFRGIALGAATLSVASYLYMILKEKSEDDDQPTS; from the exons ATGGGGTATAATCAACCAATGCAGTCCAATTCACAAG AACAATTTGTGCAAATGCCGCTCTATATGGAGCACGGCTCAAGTACACCAATAAACCAAACCAGTGACTCGAACCAAAGACTCAAAAAGTGGGTTACCATCATCATATGCATCATCTTGGCCGTAACAGGTCAATGCATCGCCAGGATCCTCGAGAACTATTACTTCCTCCACAGAAACCGGAGCCGTAGGTACAGCTTCTGGACCCAATCCCTTCTCCAAGTCGTCGGATTCCCCATCCTCCTCGTCCCTTTCCTTCT CTCCAAGAAACGGAAACAACTTCTCATTACCTCCGATGGAATCGCCCTCACGCTAATAGTAGTTTACCCTATTATTGTCATCTACATGTTTTTTCAAGCATTTTTCTCGAACATTAAATACCGGATCCCCTTTAAAGTTTTCACTCTCATCTACACGTCACAGCTCTTCTTCACCCCCATTTTCTCCATCTTTATATTTTCCGTTAAAGTCAAATTCAATATATGGAtgattctctctctcatcttaGCCACCCTAGCCGGAACTTTCACTCTCTACACTTTCTCCGCCGGGTCACCCATCATTTACAACGGGAAGATACACAACTTTCGTGTTATGTATGTGGCTTTATGTGCCGCCGGCTTTTTCTCCTTGCTCCTCTCCCAGATCAGGAGCACATTCGAGGCTTTTATCTCCGTTTGCAAGGAGTCCCCAAACAGAAAACAAGCAAGTTTCATCGTTGTTCTTGAGTTGCTGATCTTCTCGTCTCTCCTTGCCACTGTCATCTTTGTCGCAGCCGTTTTCATCTCCGGCGACCATCACAACttgaagagagagatggatGGGTTCTCGAAGGGGCAAGTTTCCTACGTGTGGACTATGGTGGGTCAAGCCGTTGCATGGCAGATATACTGGGTCGGGATCGTGGGGCTAGTGTTGGCTGTCTCGGCCGAGTTCTCGAACGTGATCAGTGTTTGTACGTGGCCGATCGTGTCGGTTCTCGTGGCTTTGTTTTATAACAAGTACGATCAGTTCGATGTCTTCAGAGGAATTGCCTTAGGCGCCGCTACTCTTAGCGTTGcatcttatttatatatgatccTCAAAGAGAAGAGCGAAGATGATGACCAACCTACAAGCTAA
- the LOC104751422 gene encoding dehydration-responsive element-binding protein 2D, with translation MSSIEPKVMMVGANKKQRTVQASSRKGCMRGKGGPDNASCTYKGVRQRTWGKWVAEIREPNRGARLWLGTFDTSREAALAYDSAARKLYGPEAHLNLPESLRSYPETPSSQTSQTTPSSNTGGKSSDSESPCSSNEMSSCRRVTEEISWEHINVELPVMDDSSIWEEATRSLGFPWVNEGDNDISRFDTCISGGYSNWDSFHSPL, from the coding sequence ATGTCATCCATAGAGCCAAAGGTGATGATGGTTGGTGCTAACAAGAAACAACGAACTGTCCAAGCTAGTTCGAGGAAAGGCTGTATGAGAGGAAAAGGTGGACCCGATAACGCGTCTTGCACCTACAAAGGTGTTAGACAACGCACTTGGGGAAAATGGGTCGCTGAGATCCGTGAGCCTAACCGAGGAGCTCGTCTTTGGCTCGGTACCTTTGACACCTCCCGCGAAGCTGCCTTGGCTTATGACTCCGCAGCTCGTAAGCTTTATGGTCCCGAGGCTCATCTTAACCTCCCAGAGTCCTTAAGAAGTTACCCTGAAACGCCATCGTCTCAGACATCCCAGACGACACCAAGCAGCAACACTGGTGGAAAAAGCAGCGACTCCGAGTCGCCGTGTTCATCCAACGAGATGTCATCATGTAGGAGAGTGACAGAGGAGATATCATGGGAGCATATAAACGTGGAATTACCGGTAATGGATGATTCTTCTATATGGGAAGAAGCTACAAGGTCGTTAGGGTTTCCTTGGGTTAATGAAGGAGATAATGATATTTCTCGATTTGATACTTGTATTTCCGGTGGCTATTCTAATTGGGATTCCTTTCATTCCCCACTTTGA
- the LOC104751423 gene encoding protein WALLS ARE THIN 1: MADNTGNDNRRSIWGVPEKLQLHIAMLTLQFGYAGFHVVSRAALNMGISKLVFPVYRNIIALLLLLPFAYFLEKKERPAITLNFLIQFFFLALIGITANQGFYLLGLDNTSPTFASSMQNSVPAITFLMAALLRIEKVRINRRDGISKVLGTALCVAGASVITLYKGPTIYTPTSHLHTHLLTTNSAVIAPLGDAAPKNWTLGCIYLIGHCLSWSGWLVFQAPVLKSYPARLSVTSYTCFFGIIQFLIIAAFCERESQAWVFHSGWELFTILYAGIVASGIAFAVQIWCIDRGGPVFVAVYQPVQTLVVAIMASIALGEEFYLGGIIGAVLIIAGLYFVLYGKSEERKFAALEKAAIQSSAEHGIERAPVSRNSIKSSITTPLLHQSTDNV, encoded by the exons ATGGCGGATAACACCGGAAACGATAACCGGAGATCGATATGGGGAGTCCCGGAGAAACTTCAACTTCACATAGCGATGCTGACGTTGCAGTTCGGTTACGCCGGGTTCCACGTGGTGTCTCGAGCTGCTCTCAACATGGGGATCAGCAAACTCGTCTTCCCTGTTTATCGTAACATCATCGccttgcttcttctccttccctTCGCTTACTTCCTCGAAAA GAAGGAGAGACCAGCGATTACTCTCAACTTTCTCATCCAGTTCTTCTTTTTGGCACTCATCGG AATAACAGCGAACCAAGGGTTTTACTTGTTGGGACTAGACAACACTTCACCAACATTTGCTTCTTCCATGCAAAACTCTGTTCCCGCCATTACTTTTCTCATGGCTGCTCTTCTCAG gATTGAGAAAGTAAGGATAAATAGAAGAGACGGCATCTCCAAAGTCTTAGGAACAGCTCTCTGCGTAGCCGGAGCTTCCGTCATCACTCTCTACAAGGGTCCAACTATCTACACTCCGACCAGCCACCTCCACACTCACCTACTCACCACAAACTCAGCCGTAATAGCACCGTTAGGAGACGCCGCGCCCAAAAACTGGACACTTGGCTGCATCTACCTGATCGGTCACTGTCTCTCGTGGTCTGGATGGCTCGTGTTCCAAGCTCCGGTTCTTAAATCTTACCCGGCGAGGCTCTCGGTTACGTCTTACACTTGTTTCTTCGGAATCATTCAGTTCTTGATCATTGCTGCTTTCTGTGAAAGAGAATCTCAGGCTTGGGTTTTTCACTCCGGTTGGGAGCTTTTCACCATCCTCTACGCC ggAATTGTAGCGTCTGGAATCGCGTTTGCCGTTCAGATTTGGTGTATTGACAGAGGGGGTCCAGTCTTCGTTGCTGTTTACCAACCTGTTCAGACTCTTGTCGTTGCGATCATGGCTTCGATCGCGTTAGGAGAAGAGTTTTACTTGGGCGG GATCATTGGAGCCGTGTTGATCATAGCGGGACTTTACTTCGTATTGTACGGTAAGAGCGAAGAGAGGAAATTTGCAGCGCTTGAGAAGGCAGCAATCCAGTCATCCGCGGAGCATGGTATCGAGCGTGCACCTGTTTCTCGCAACTCGATCAAGTCGTCCATCACAACTCCACTGCTCCATCAGTCAACGGACAACGTTTGA